The following DNA comes from Candidatus Angelobacter sp..
GGTCGTTGCGGACATAGTCCACCGTAAAGGCGCCGCTCTTCTGGCCGAGTTCACCCAGGACCTTTTCCGCCGTCGGGATGGAACTATGTCGAAAACCCTTGGTGACGGTAACAACAAGGAGCTTTTTGGGGGCCGCTTGCGCCGAAATTGCAACCGCGCAGCACAGCCCCAACAGGCTCGCGCCCGAATTCCAAAAAAGTTTCATTTTCATAGATTTGATAATCGGCCAGGTTTTTTTCGCCCTCTTATCAGTGGTGTGCCTGAAGGGGACGCAGTTTATTTAGCGTGAATTCACACCGGGTCAAGGATTCTTTCAGAACGGATCAGCCTGCAACGGGACCCTCGCCGCTTCATGGAAGGAGCCGATAGATCAAGGCGATCTGTCCGGCGCACAACACAACCAACGCTGCCCAAGTGAGGAACTCGCGCATCCACAAACCCAATTGGCGGGTTTCACCCAGCCAGAACCGGATCTTTACGGCGCCAATCCCGATGACGTCGCCATTCCGCAAAATGGCCTGTTGAACCGATTGATCATTGACGGCGGCCCGCGCCTGCGAATGAACCTTCAAGGCAAATCCGTCGGGCATCTGCAAATCCAGTTCCAGATGCCGGTCCCACACGCCTCCTTCTTCCAACCTGAGGTCCGATGAAGTGTCGCGACCAACGACAAAAGGAAAATGGCGGGCCACCGCGATGGTGCCCGCCTGTTTGCCGGAAAGCACTTCGAACTGGACCATTAAAGGATGCGGATCGGAACGATCACCTGATCACCTGGATAGACTGGCAGGTCGAGTTTTGGGTTCTTGAGCGCCTTGTCGTAATTCACTGTTTCCGTTTTTCCGTTGGTGCGAATGACCTTGACCTTTTTACGATTGGCAAACGGGGTGAAATCACCGGCCGCCTGGATGGCCTTCATTACCGTCACCTCGCCGCTGTAAATATATCGGTTGGCGTTCTTGACCTCGCCCCCGACATAAAACCATCGCTCTTCGA
Coding sequences within:
- a CDS encoding FHA domain-containing protein, whose amino-acid sequence is MVQFEVLSGKQAGTIAVARHFPFVVGRDTSSDLRLEEGGVWDRHLELDLQMPDGFALKVHSQARAAVNDQSVQQAILRNGDVIGIGAVKIRFWLGETRQLGLWMREFLTWAALVVLCAGQIALIYRLLP